A single Candidatus Woesearchaeota archaeon DNA region contains:
- the uvrB gene encoding excinuclease ABC subunit UvrB produces MKFKLVSNYKPAGGQPEAISKLVEGYSKFPIQTLLGITGSGKTFVMANLIERVQKPTLVLAHNKILAAQLYQELKELFPENRVEYFISYYDYYQPESYIPTSDTYIEKEATVNEEIEKLRLRAMASVLSRDDVIIVASISCIYGAGNPEDYQNLSIKLNIGDNIPRKKIIEGLIGMQYVRNDKIIAPGNFRVRGDVLDIFPIYDEQLLRVEMFGETIENIFEIDKVTGDKLQRIDEIKIYPSKQFVIPEEKQKKAISFIKEELNERVGELKELEAQRLKQKVKFDLEMIEEMGYCTGIENYSKYFDGRKSGTPPHVLLDYFGDDFLLIIDESHQTIPQSNAMYKGDYSRKKNLIDYGFRLPSAFDNRPLKFHEFEKYFKHTVFVSATPAQYEIENSGQIVELLIRPTGLHDPEVEVRPIEGQIKDLISEIKKTANEGFRTLVTTLTKRMAEDLTNYLAKEGIKVRYMHSDIDSLDRIELIRQLRSRDFDVLIGINLLREGLDIPEVALVTILDADKEGFLRDERSLIQTIGRAARNSKGKVILYADNITGSIQRAMQKTKNRRETQIQYNKEHKITPQTIIKNVAKKTREIRGVKHMSKDDLHKKIINLEADMKKAAQDLDFEKAIELRDTVEDLKREEEYINK; encoded by the coding sequence ATGAAGTTTAAGTTAGTCTCAAATTACAAACCTGCAGGAGGACAACCTGAAGCAATTTCTAAACTTGTTGAAGGATATTCTAAGTTTCCTATACAGACTCTTTTAGGAATTACAGGTAGTGGGAAAACTTTTGTTATGGCTAATTTGATTGAGAGAGTTCAAAAACCAACACTTGTTCTTGCTCATAATAAAATTCTTGCAGCTCAACTTTATCAAGAATTAAAGGAACTTTTTCCAGAGAATAGAGTTGAATATTTTATTTCTTATTATGATTATTATCAACCAGAGAGTTATATTCCTACAAGTGATACTTATATCGAAAAAGAGGCAACAGTTAATGAAGAGATCGAAAAGCTTAGACTAAGAGCAATGGCTTCAGTTTTATCTCGAGATGATGTAATTATTGTTGCATCAATTTCTTGTATTTATGGTGCAGGAAATCCTGAAGATTATCAGAATTTATCTATTAAATTAAATATTGGAGATAATATTCCTAGAAAGAAAATTATTGAAGGATTAATAGGAATGCAATATGTTAGAAATGATAAGATTATTGCACCAGGAAATTTTAGAGTTCGTGGAGATGTTTTAGATATTTTTCCAATTTATGATGAACAATTACTTCGAGTTGAGATGTTTGGAGAGACAATTGAGAATATTTTTGAGATTGATAAAGTAACAGGAGATAAACTACAAAGAATTGATGAAATTAAAATTTATCCTTCAAAGCAATTTGTTATACCTGAAGAAAAACAGAAAAAAGCTATTTCTTTTATTAAAGAAGAACTAAATGAAAGAGTTGGTGAATTAAAAGAACTTGAAGCGCAAAGACTTAAACAGAAAGTTAAGTTTGATTTAGAGATGATTGAAGAAATGGGATACTGTACCGGAATTGAAAATTATTCTAAATATTTTGATGGAAGAAAATCAGGGACTCCTCCCCATGTTTTGCTTGATTATTTTGGAGATGATTTTTTATTAATTATTGATGAGTCTCATCAAACTATTCCACAATCTAATGCTATGTATAAGGGCGATTATTCTCGTAAAAAAAACTTAATTGATTATGGATTCAGGTTACCTTCTGCATTTGATAATCGTCCACTTAAATTTCATGAGTTTGAGAAATATTTTAAACATACAGTTTTTGTTTCTGCAACTCCAGCTCAATATGAAATTGAAAATTCAGGACAGATAGTTGAATTACTTATTAGACCTACAGGACTTCATGATCCTGAAGTTGAAGTAAGACCAATTGAAGGACAGATTAAAGATTTGATTTCAGAGATTAAAAAAACTGCAAATGAAGGATTTAGAACTTTAGTTACAACTTTGACTAAGCGTATGGCTGAAGATTTGACAAATTACTTAGCAAAAGAAGGAATTAAAGTTAGATATATGCATTCTGATATTGATTCTCTTGATAGAATTGAACTTATTCGTCAATTGCGTTCAAGAGATTTTGATGTTTTAATTGGAATTAATCTTTTAAGAGAAGGTCTTGATATTCCTGAAGTTGCGCTTGTTACAATTTTAGATGCAGATAAAGAAGGATTTTTGCGTGATGAGAGAAGTCTTATTCAAACTATTGGTAGGGCTGCTAGAAATTCGAAGGGTAAAGTAATTCTTTATGCGGACAATATTACAGGTTCCATACAAAGAGCAATGCAAAAAACTAAAAATAGGAGAGAAACACAAATTCAATATAATAAAGAACATAAAATCACTCCACAAACAATTATTAAAAATGTTGCAAAGAAGACTCGAGAGATTAGAGGAGTAAAACATATGTCTAAAGATGATTTACATAAAAAGATTATCAATTTAGAAGCTGATATGAAGAAAGCTGCTCAAGATCTAGATTTTGAAAAAGCAATTGAGTTAAGAGATACAGTTGAAGATTTGAAGAGAGAAGAAGAATATATCAATAAATAG
- the uvrC gene encoding excinuclease ABC subunit UvrC, producing MLKEKLKSLPKNPGVYLFKDKFEHIIYIGKAKNLKNRVKSYFSSDHKNSPKTQFLVRNIYDLEFIIVDNELEALLLENKLIKKNKPKYNINLKDSKTYAYIKITEDNIPKIISARKVTKKGIYFGPYVDGTSRRELIRLVVEIFGMITNTTYSTRSQLNYDIGLAPAPSIDKVDREIYLKRLEDVKNFLNGNNTSKVLKLLNKEMHEAINVQKYELAAEKKRHIEAINHLKEKQNVDLIKGYDQDVIVMLHNSDRAVIELFNISKGVISGKKTFRFEYDEELFESFIKMYYSQNSVPKEVIINTELEDVNLFEEYLAKNRGSKVTINFPQKGDKLKLVKLVEKNAKLNVLENKILKDIKEKLNLLKIPKVIECFDMSNLGKDFLVGAMVQFVDGKPNKTEYRKFEIKSFSGKNDDFASMKEVVYRRYKKLKDKNLTYPDLIIIDGGKGQLSASVESLKELKLIIPIISLAKKEEEIFMLGRNDSLKFDKNSEMMLFIRSVRDEVHRFVITYNRKKREMRLRDEMNK from the coding sequence ATGTTAAAAGAGAAACTTAAGTCTTTACCTAAGAATCCAGGAGTTTATTTATTTAAAGATAAATTTGAACATATTATTTATATTGGTAAAGCTAAGAATCTTAAAAATAGAGTAAAGTCTTATTTTAGTTCAGACCACAAAAACTCACCCAAAACGCAGTTCCTTGTAAGGAATATTTATGATTTGGAATTTATTATTGTAGATAATGAACTTGAAGCACTTTTGCTTGAAAATAAACTAATTAAAAAGAATAAACCTAAATATAATATTAATTTGAAAGACTCGAAAACATATGCATATATTAAAATAACTGAAGATAATATACCTAAAATTATTAGCGCTAGAAAAGTTACTAAAAAAGGTATTTATTTTGGACCATATGTCGATGGAACTTCCAGAAGAGAACTAATAAGATTAGTCGTAGAAATTTTTGGTATGATTACTAATACTACTTATTCAACAAGATCTCAACTTAATTATGATATTGGACTTGCTCCTGCACCTTCAATTGATAAAGTTGATAGAGAAATATATCTAAAGCGATTAGAGGATGTAAAAAACTTTCTCAATGGAAATAATACATCTAAAGTCCTAAAACTCTTAAATAAAGAAATGCACGAAGCCATAAATGTGCAAAAATATGAGCTTGCTGCAGAGAAGAAGAGACATATTGAAGCAATTAATCATTTAAAGGAAAAACAGAATGTAGATTTAATTAAAGGATATGATCAGGATGTAATTGTAATGCTTCATAATTCAGATAGAGCAGTTATCGAACTTTTTAATATTTCAAAAGGAGTTATTTCTGGAAAGAAGACTTTTAGATTTGAGTATGATGAAGAATTATTTGAGAGTTTCATTAAGATGTACTATTCTCAAAATTCTGTACCTAAAGAAGTAATTATTAATACTGAGTTAGAAGATGTAAATTTATTTGAAGAATATTTAGCTAAGAATAGAGGTTCAAAAGTTACCATTAATTTTCCTCAAAAAGGTGACAAACTTAAACTTGTTAAACTTGTAGAAAAAAATGCAAAGTTAAATGTTTTAGAAAATAAAATTTTGAAAGACATTAAAGAGAAATTGAATTTACTAAAAATCCCTAAAGTTATTGAATGTTTTGATATGTCAAACCTAGGTAAAGATTTCCTTGTTGGTGCTATGGTTCAATTTGTTGATGGAAAACCTAATAAAACAGAGTATCGAAAATTTGAAATTAAAAGTTTTAGTGGGAAAAATGATGATTTTGCTTCAATGAAAGAAGTTGTTTATAGAAGGTATAAAAAATTGAAAGATAAAAATTTAACTTATCCTGATTTGATTATAATAGATGGAGGAAAAGGACAACTTAGTGCTTCAGTTGAGAGTTTGAAAGAACTTAAATTAATAATTCCAATTATTTCTCTTGCTAAAAAAGAAGAAGAAATTTTTATGCTTGGAAGAAATGATAGTTTAAAATTTGATAAAAATTCTGAGATGATGCTTTTTATTAGAAGTGTTAGAGATGAAGTTCATAGATTTGTTATTACTTATAATCGTAAGAAAAGGGAAATGAGACTTAGAGATGAGATGAATAAATAG
- a CDS encoding 8-oxo-dGTP diphosphatase — protein MKLATLIYVKKNNQTLMMHRNKKENDMHEGMYNGLGGKFDEGESPEECAKRELFEESGLVVKSIKLKGFLTFPNCFGGGNDWYVFVYIVDKFDGELIKNSREGELEWIDDDKLLDLPLNEGDYIFMKWFEKPEIFSSKFNYDGKKLIDYEVEFY, from the coding sequence ATAAAACTTGCAACTCTTATTTATGTTAAAAAAAATAATCAAACTTTGATGATGCATAGAAATAAGAAAGAGAATGATATGCATGAAGGAATGTATAATGGTTTGGGAGGGAAATTTGATGAAGGAGAGAGTCCTGAAGAATGCGCTAAAAGAGAACTTTTTGAAGAATCAGGACTTGTTGTTAAATCAATAAAATTAAAAGGTTTTCTTACTTTTCCAAATTGCTTTGGTGGAGGAAATGATTGGTATGTTTTTGTATATATTGTTGATAAATTCGATGGTGAATTGATTAAAAATAGTCGTGAAGGAGAATTAGAATGGATAGATGATGACAAATTATTAGACTTGCCTTTAAATGAAGGAGATTATATTTTTATGAAATGGTTTGAAAAGCCAGAAATTTTTTCTTCAAAATTTAATTATGATGGAAAAAAGTTAATAGATTATGAAGTTGAGTTTTACTAA
- a CDS encoding mechanosensitive ion channel, with the protein MFTGLKNKISKFFSKRSFGSVYLRVFFLIILLLFRVYYEPFIINDILFYKIVDVIFYYILLNLIFNMSRLTIIYLYLRRNKLSQDHSDNFTLGINSISFFLNHFIFVLIFINTFVINLKDLLTTISLVAVAFVLIFKDYISNFMNGILIMFSDEVRLKDYIKIGDFKGKVSNLTFKNIELKTDNGDYVYIPNTIVISREIINYTKGSIKNIKFDVNLPLERFSNYQKNKEKILESIYNEFKDLISNNSSIKMKIDKTDNENFTLAFDILVTKYNYKIEESIKNYVFENLLAIKKD; encoded by the coding sequence ATGTTTACAGGATTAAAAAATAAAATATCTAAGTTTTTTAGTAAGAGATCATTTGGTTCAGTCTATTTAAGAGTTTTTTTTTTAATTATATTATTATTATTTAGAGTTTATTATGAACCTTTCATCATAAATGATATTCTTTTTTATAAAATTGTAGATGTGATTTTTTATTATATTTTATTAAACCTTATATTTAATATGAGTAGATTAACAATTATTTACTTATATTTAAGAAGGAATAAATTATCACAAGATCATTCTGACAATTTTACATTAGGAATCAATAGCATTTCATTCTTTTTGAATCATTTCATATTTGTACTGATATTCATTAATACTTTTGTTATAAATTTGAAAGACTTACTTACAACAATAAGTTTAGTAGCAGTAGCCTTTGTTTTGATATTTAAAGATTATATCTCTAACTTTATGAATGGTATTTTAATTATGTTTTCAGATGAGGTTAGATTGAAAGATTATATTAAGATTGGTGATTTTAAAGGAAAAGTTAGTAATCTTACTTTTAAGAATATTGAATTAAAAACTGATAATGGTGATTATGTTTATATTCCAAATACTATTGTTATATCTAGAGAGATTATTAATTATACTAAAGGTTCTATTAAAAACATTAAATTTGATGTAAATCTACCATTAGAGAGATTTTCGAATTATCAAAAAAATAAAGAGAAAATATTGGAGAGTATTTATAATGAATTTAAGGACTTGATAAGCAACAATTCTTCAATTAAAATGAAGATTGATAAAACTGATAACGAAAACTTCACATTAGCATTTGATATTTTGGTTACAAAATACAACTATAAGATAGAAGAATCAATTAAGAACTATGTTTTTGAAAATTTACTTGCAATTAAGAAAGACTAA
- a CDS encoding cation:proton antiporter, with protein MVGIDPILPLLVEITLIILIMGFLLKLLKLPYVIGYILAGLIIGPYGLKVVTDVEIISLLGSMGVVILLFFVGMEISLKDIIDSWKYALVGTLIQVGGSVLIMYGVGHFFSWPINRIILLGFIISLSSTAVVLKILGDLKEKNSKISKHVISILLFQDIIIVPMIIILGFLGGTEVSYKEIMLQIIGGILIIGFLAYLIKVGKINLKFLKYIKDDKEMEIFASFILCFGFALITGLFGLSVALGAFIAGIVISVSKETKWVKESLEPFYVVFVAIFFISIGMLLNLDFIKTNYKTIMIIVFIAFFINTLINYIVLRALGNTKIESMYGGVLLSQIGEFSFVLAALGISAGIISDFSYDMTISIISLTLLLSPFYILIFSKLRKKFHIKNSKKTLKNSN; from the coding sequence ATGGTAGGTATTGATCCAATTTTACCCTTATTGGTAGAAATAACACTAATTATTTTGATAATGGGATTCTTATTAAAATTATTAAAATTACCTTATGTAATAGGATATATTTTAGCAGGTTTAATTATAGGCCCTTATGGCCTTAAAGTTGTAACTGATGTTGAAATAATTTCTCTTTTAGGTTCAATGGGTGTAGTTATTCTATTGTTTTTTGTAGGTATGGAAATTTCTTTAAAAGATATAATCGATTCATGGAAATATGCTCTAGTTGGAACTTTAATTCAAGTAGGAGGAAGTGTTTTAATCATGTATGGAGTTGGACATTTCTTTAGTTGGCCAATAAATCGTATAATCTTATTAGGATTTATAATTAGTCTTTCAAGTACTGCTGTAGTATTAAAAATCTTAGGAGATTTAAAAGAGAAAAACTCGAAAATTTCAAAGCATGTGATTAGTATACTTTTATTTCAAGATATTATTATAGTTCCAATGATTATTATATTGGGTTTTTTAGGTGGTACCGAAGTTTCATATAAAGAGATAATGCTTCAGATAATTGGAGGAATATTAATTATAGGGTTCTTAGCATACTTGATTAAAGTAGGTAAGATAAATTTAAAATTTTTAAAATATATTAAGGATGATAAGGAAATGGAGATATTTGCATCATTTATTCTTTGTTTTGGTTTTGCTTTAATTACTGGCTTATTCGGACTCTCAGTTGCTCTTGGTGCTTTTATTGCAGGAATAGTTATCTCAGTATCTAAAGAAACTAAATGGGTTAAAGAGAGTTTAGAACCATTTTATGTAGTATTTGTTGCCATATTCTTTATATCTATTGGAATGCTTTTAAATTTAGATTTTATTAAAACAAACTATAAAACAATTATGATTATTGTATTTATCGCATTTTTCATTAATACCTTAATTAATTATATTGTTCTAAGAGCTCTAGGAAATACTAAAATTGAGAGCATGTATGGAGGAGTATTATTGTCTCAGATAGGAGAATTTAGTTTTGTTCTTGCAGCATTAGGAATTAGTGCAGGAATCATTAGTGATTTTTCATATGATATGACAATTTCAATTATTTCATTAACTCTTTTACTTAGCCCATTTTATATATTAATCTTTAGTAAATTGAGGAAAAAATTTCATATTAAAAATTCCAAAAAAACATTGAAAAATTCAAATTAA
- a CDS encoding thrombospondin type-1 domain-containing protein — protein MFIVDNNGDIYFEGQDHILNNANSEESFKVGSAFFNSVTSNFNSFSQDLGSLPISTNSLIIKSNLGIDVSSFDENGNIYTLGQGVYENSQANCLVDGNYCNGDIRENRDYFCDITGSKTGFCDYSVLSSEDCSTRLSTDTESGIDKFIPGTVTDFITCSGSSCTFVLHSDSCTSGTDLVDYYNSGSSVSSTNFDCSDDDHYYCSGLNRYEEINLCGSGACDGGTNYFVETCVTPTTILGSWNSCIDWDTKARTNIEFSATCSASGCGQTSSNVAETQDCNSGNYCSGGSCLPIVNCVGSWSDTSTCSVSCGGGVKEQVYSITTPASLGGSSCPYVDGATRLGTTSCNTQSCCVSHDYRACSGGLSVMNDIYWYDSCGVKEEMIKDCSPTFCLYDHGIPICKEEGSTPYLFSGVNNDYYIENDVLSTYFDQYYENSKSWYEEDSGDKQVYTLTDYYEMRLNPTIEDEGVKLLLKEIEPEESHIDEVKLLRTIYNENAELIIDHEENSIKIVDEELLENKILSCNLNEETCFEEIIETDSKFISVDAGNEIEIELDISELKDKEVYLIINSWGHVPMKNQLEPLEAYSEASIRTMFDLGNGEYEILKDIHPRTIESNHYLYIGDIIDEAQNDKLSMKLLFTQSHNLDSVQMMIVDEKPFVQEELSLIKAEHSKDGNVLFNLLNKDNMYAHTVRGDEIEMLFSKPKLDLKEGEKETFVFVSSGFYHGLRTYLYPDVNPENDYLPEIEKYVEELNKLN, from the coding sequence GTGTTTATTGTTGATAACAATGGTGATATTTATTTTGAAGGTCAAGATCATATTTTAAACAATGCAAATAGTGAAGAAAGTTTCAAAGTTGGTTCAGCATTTTTTAATAGTGTAACTAGTAATTTTAATTCATTTTCACAAGATTTAGGTAGTCTTCCTATTTCAACTAATAGTTTAATAATCAAATCCAATTTAGGAATAGATGTTTCATCCTTTGATGAAAATGGAAATATTTATACGCTTGGCCAAGGAGTTTATGAGAATTCTCAGGCTAATTGTCTAGTTGATGGGAACTATTGTAATGGTGATATAAGAGAAAACCGTGATTATTTTTGTGACATAACTGGTTCAAAAACGGGTTTTTGTGATTATAGTGTATTATCTAGTGAAGATTGTAGTACAAGACTAAGTACTGATACTGAGAGTGGAATTGACAAATTTATTCCAGGTACAGTAACTGATTTTATTACATGTTCTGGTAGTTCTTGTACTTTTGTTCTTCATAGTGATTCATGTACTAGTGGAACTGATTTAGTTGATTATTATAATTCTGGTTCAAGTGTCAGTTCAACAAACTTTGATTGTAGTGATGATGATCATTACTATTGTAGTGGTTTAAATCGTTATGAAGAAATCAATTTATGTGGTAGTGGAGCATGTGATGGTGGGACTAATTATTTTGTTGAAACTTGCGTTACTCCTACAACTATTCTAGGTAGTTGGAATAGTTGTATTGATTGGGATACCAAAGCTAGAACAAATATAGAATTTAGTGCAACTTGTTCTGCTTCTGGCTGTGGTCAAACAAGTTCTAATGTTGCTGAAACTCAAGATTGTAATAGTGGCAATTATTGTAGTGGTGGTAGTTGTTTACCTATTGTAAATTGTGTAGGTTCTTGGAGTGATACTAGCACTTGTAGTGTAAGTTGTGGAGGAGGAGTAAAAGAACAAGTTTACTCAATCACTACACCTGCTTCTCTTGGTGGTTCTTCTTGTCCTTATGTTGATGGTGCAACAAGATTGGGAACTACTAGTTGTAATACTCAATCTTGTTGTGTAAGTCATGATTATAGAGCATGTAGTGGCGGATTATCTGTTATGAATGATATTTATTGGTATGATAGTTGTGGGGTAAAAGAAGAAATGATTAAAGATTGTTCTCCAACTTTTTGTCTTTATGATCATGGCATTCCAATTTGTAAGGAAGAAGGTTCAACGCCATATTTATTTAGTGGAGTAAATAATGATTATTATATTGAGAATGATGTATTATCTACATATTTTGATCAATATTATGAAAACTCAAAATCTTGGTATGAAGAAGATTCAGGAGATAAACAAGTATACACTTTAACTGATTACTATGAAATGAGATTAAATCCAACAATTGAAGATGAAGGAGTAAAATTATTATTAAAAGAAATTGAACCCGAAGAGTCTCATATTGATGAAGTTAAATTATTAAGAACAATTTATAATGAAAATGCAGAACTAATAATTGATCATGAAGAGAATAGTATTAAAATTGTAGACGAAGAATTATTAGAAAATAAAATTTTATCCTGTAATCTCAATGAAGAAACTTGTTTTGAGGAAATTATAGAAACTGATTCTAAATTCATCTCAGTAGATGCTGGTAATGAAATTGAAATTGAATTAGATATTTCAGAATTAAAAGATAAAGAAGTTTACTTAATCATAAATAGTTGGGGTCATGTACCTATGAAAAATCAATTAGAACCTCTAGAAGCATATTCTGAAGCTTCAATTAGAACTATGTTTGATTTAGGTAATGGTGAATATGAGATATTAAAAGATATTCATCCAAGAACAATTGAATCTAATCACTATTTATATATTGGTGACATAATTGATGAAGCTCAAAATGATAAACTAAGTATGAAATTATTATTTACTCAATCTCATAATTTAGATTCAGTTCAAATGATGATTGTTGATGAAAAACCTTTTGTTCAAGAAGAATTATCATTAATTAAAGCAGAACATTCAAAAGATGGTAATGTGTTATTTAATTTATTAAATAAAGATAATATGTATGCTCATACAGTTAGAGGAGATGAGATTGAAATGTTATTTAGTAAACCTAAATTAGATTTAAAAGAAGGCGAAAAGGAAACTTTCGTATTTGTATCTTCTGGATTCTATCATGGATTAAGAACTTATTTATATCCTGATGTAAATCCTGAAAATGATTATTTACCAGAAATCGAGAAATATGTAGAAGAATTAAATAAATTAAATTAA